attttagattgATTGATTTCCCATGATATCTCGGCAGAATATATAGATCATGGATTATGCTTACATCTATGTTTATATACAATGTTCAAGCAAAGactataatagataaataaataaatgctatgtTTATTCTATGACTAACATCTGTCAAAACGTCTGATTTTATCCTATCTAAAAACCTGTACCATTAACGACGTAggttatacctacatatatggTGTTccgtacaatttaaaaatatgaaaaacttaaaCATAAAGTTCAAGCACTTTCTTAGATTGGAATCTAAAATCAAAGCCTGAAGTGACAATAATTTTCTTCCCTTAaagtagaataaattaaaaaagtagtaaatttaattatttctaatatagTCCCCTACCTAGTTTTTAAGACCTATCAGGATCTTTGAAACTGGAATGTGCTTTTTAGTTCTTAAGATCAAAAACATAAAGCCGATTTCAAAGTCTATGAGGGAACATAGGGATATGTTGTTTAATTCAAAACTTAACAATTGACTCCTAACTGCAGTTAGTGTGGGAGTCCTATCTGTAATGGGATATGGAGCTGAAACGTGAATATACTGACATCATAACTGTAGGAAAGCCAATCCGAAGCCCGAATGTTAACTTTAAAATGGCACTAAGTAGAGCTTGTCTTTTGTAGGACAGATGGTCGTTGGCGCAAAGTACCTCGACCCGGTAAACACACTGCTGGTTGCTGGAAACTTTTGGAGTCGAAACCTGAATATACTGCTATTATGAAATTAGGAAAGCCAATCCGAATTCCGAATGTTAACTTTATAATGGCAGAAAGCGGAACATTTTTTTGTAGGACAGATGGACGTTGGCGCAGAGTACCTCGAACCGGTGAGCACAGTGTGGGACTGCTGGTTGCCGGAAACTCCTGGTTGAGTCAGGTCAGACAGACGACCTAACGAAGTTTGCTTGGAACTGCTGGATGATTCATGCGCTCTTAGAAATAcatatgttcagcagtggatgcTTCTTGTTGATAATTACGTTTATATACTGTTATTTGTGACGACAATGTTGCCAGTTATTGTATGACTGGTAACTTGACGTAACAAAATTGGTTTCGCATGTTGCCACATCAATGTCATACAAGATCAGGCCGCTGAAGGTTGatgtagtaaatttattttgactacGATTTTGAGAGGTCAAAGCTACTCTTGTAATTCAAGCACAAAAGGctcatttataacttttatgtatGGTACGGATGTTATGTCTGGTGGGTTcctattagttatttattaatgttatgaTAGAGCTGATCCTTAGTTTTCGTGCTGTTTCAAAGAAACTACAATGTACCTgactttataaaaagtattatgaGACCTTGGGACCTTATAGACTCAAGGTTTTTCTATCAGGTTTAACGATTTTCTTGTAGAAAATTAGCAGTcatgttataattaattatgtagaGCTATCATAGTATCTACTAGTAGTAGTacgtaagaaagaaagaaaatacatttattcatgtcaagtgttacaaacagtacatcttatattattatatcttatagtaacaacatagtaacaatgtcaaaataataataataaataataataatgtctgtgtgtaacaccagacagaaagggtgtacagctcagcatttgccttgcattgtacctaagtacatgcatgccgctgattttcagctgagacccgagtgagTATTTGCCTATAGTGGCAGTTTATCGGATTATCATAATGGCATAATGGAAAAAGTGATCCATTATAGGACCACTAGCCTACCTATGCGTCTGCCACAGTCTGTTTTCTCAAATctactgaattaattaaattagctACATGTACAGAACAAGGTGTCCCTTTAGCCTAGCGGTGTAAGCTAATTcagattttatgaaaatttcagATTTCATGAagattacattaattattatttgatgaaaaatatggaaaattaaaaaccttACAGGAGTCTATGTAGCGCTTAAATTAAAAGAGGGCGGTCAATAATTCACACATACTTTACAAGTAAACTATAAGGTAATTCATGTTTTGGAAAATTTACTATGCGAAACTTCTCTGCACAAATTCAGATCGCACTTGACATAGGGCTTGATCACTTTATCAGTTTTAAATAGCTTTATGGTTTCTCTATCTCTCTCTATGCGCGAACAGTGCTGCGCAGTACGCAATTTTATGCATCACCGGGGATAAAAGAGCGAGGGCGGGCGGCCAGACGCGTCCTCCGCAAACTGAGCTTTACCTTGTGTTACCATCAATCCTCTTGTGTTTGTGTGTACTCGactgtatttttaaacaatttttaatattactgtaCAAAATACTCCTTTTGTAAAGAAATAAGTGTCGGACTAATCAGATTGCCGCGGCCTTTGCTCGGCGGAAGAATAAGCCTGGTGGTAGAACTtcttcggacgagctctgtcacataaatCTCTACTTAAGAGTATGTCTGCTTATTGTAGCTCTACCACCGAGAAAAGTATATTCTACTGAGATAAAGCTGGTCAGTTTTATTGTAATTCCacttattaaatgttttaacgCATTGTTTAGACTAAGGTTAATCATGAAAGTTCTAAAACGAACATCGGGCGTACTTTTCACACATAAAAACCTCTGATCTCATTAAGCCTCAAAGACCGGGACCCTGAATTCTTATGTCCCCCAAAGAATAACTTAAATCGAGGTCCGACTccataggcagtggcgtgcatagagggtatgcacagggtatgcagatggtataaaatgaagaaaatccccagtacgagttataaatacttaagagtaggctttttataactctaacataTCCTTAAGTAtgtataactcatactggagtttttcttcattttatctcatctgcataccctgtgcataccctctatgcacgccactccgTCGTATACGTCCATAGGAGTTGTTTCTTGCAATTTTGTCGAGCCATAGAAATCAAACCTCTTACCCCACCCTGCTGTGACACCACGACAACCATTCTGTTCACAAAGATAAAACCTTTCCCCAGTGCCTTCTCCAACGCAGACCCCAGAAGGTCACCAATTTCTGACTCAGAATGGACTTATCCACGGTGACGGGGGAATACTTGTAGCCTTGTCCAAGAAATCTAAAGTGTCAAAACTATGAAAGTCTGAGTGTCACAGCAGGCATCCTTAGCGTTGACGTCTATCTTTGTTATTACTTTGTGAATCTAGTTTAGAATTGCCTTATGACCGTCGAGCGCTGTTTTAACCGCGTGTCTTAGGTGGCAGACATTAAGGGTTAATAAGGATTCTTTATGTTCAgtacttatattatagtattttgttCCTGGAGCAGTGGAGAACTAAGTGGGAAGTTCTGTGTTCGATTCGTTCTGATTATTGTATGATATGGTCTGTTGGACTGAAGTCTTCCTTAAAAAGtaagcgttccagtacaatGTCGCAGAGAAACCGCTTCGGAGTATAAATAACAgccataaccctaacaggttagcataCTACCAtgatagactgcatcatcacttgcaaccaggtaaaattgcagtcaagatcTGTAGTGGAAAACCCGCCTTTGAGCCCTTTTcccacaaattataaataaaaactaaagtcCATCAAATTTTAACAGTCCACTTTCgcattttacataaaaattgaCAGCATACGAGTACTTAACAAGGGCAGCCAACTTCtcgtttttcataaaattatgttttctgTGACCAAAAGTATTGGACTTAATAATCAACAAAGTATAATAGAAATATGATAGGtactaaaaaaagaaatcatTGTCTACTTAAGATATAACTGGATCGTAATACTTTCacagtatataaatattataaagaagagtCAAAGATTGTaggtattcaattaaattttacaacTATTTTAACTAAATATCGTTAATTTATGATTTGATTTCAAAGTAATAAtgatctcttttatttttaactagtagTTGCACGAGTTGTCTTGTTGAAATTTTATCTACAGAGATACAGAACGGAACTTTTGGGCACATAGTGCGAATGCTGTCATGCACAAGTCTCTAAACCTATCTTAACTAAACTAATCTGACAGGTCTAAAGGTAGTTCTGTATTTTTCACAATGTTTGATGTAGAATAGGATCATAGTAATTTAAGACTTGCCAagttagtttagagatttatgtacaacgtGATCAGTTTAGTAACTTTAGGCTTAGGTTTAGGTTataggtttaatttaattaagtaaaattaattttataagcttgtgattctttaatctttaagctttaaaatataacacatCAGTCATATCTTTGCAATTGCACCTCAccaattcaatattcaattagaaagagatataaataataatccatgcataatatttaaattttttattacatcatTATCctctcaataaaataataattacacaagtgtatatacaaatatattatgtacaattTTCGAGGCCACTCCTATATATACACTGGGTCCACGATATATCACTAGGTCCGCGCGAGCCGGTCGCGCCTTCGTCATCGGCAACCACAACCTACCACCATCATGTCCTGATAATTTTTAAGCACCACATTGTTCATTTCGTCCATATATAACATAGATATAGATGAAAGTTGCGTGGGCACACAGCACGCTTTGGGCACAGTCGCGGGATTCACTGAGTTGACGAGAGTCTGCACTATCGCGTGATTCGTGCCGTTTAGATGATCCGGCAGCGGGAACGGGCAGTCGCCCTGGCAGTAGTACGCGTCGTAGCCGTGCGGGGCTACGATCCAGTCGCTCCAGCCCACGTCGGCGAAGTCGACGAACAAGGGCCTTCGCTGGCAGATTTCACGCGCTTCCTTGCGCCTGTGATGCGCACGGTGACCTCTCCGCTGCGCTGCGCGTTTGTTGCGCGTTAGCCGCGTCTCGCCCGATTCCCGCGCGACACGGGCTCTTTCATCCTCCGTGTAAAGCATGAGCAACGGTTGAATCGTCCGCCACTCAGCCTCATCGTCTGTAGCGCGTCTCCGGACCCGCACGTGCGGAAACTTAGCGTCTTTACTGCTGCTCGTATCACTTTCGTCTAAAACACGCACTAAAAGTCCATGGTTATGTTTTGGCTCCTTGAGCCATCTTCTCGCCGCGCCTATAGCGTCAGCACTGACGGTGCCTTCATCAGGGCGAAGCGGAACCGAATCTAGGAGCCTTAAGATTGGCTCGGTTTTGCCCCGATGGCCGGGTCTGACGACGTCGTAGAGCAGGAGCCTCTGCCGGCCTGTTGTGCCGACGGCTCGCTGAAACGTGATGTCCGCGCCTCGGGCGACTTCGTCGGCCGGCACGCCGCTTATGTTGAAGAAGAGGCGGAAGCGGTGTTCGGCGGGGAAGCGCTCGTCGAGGCGGCTGGGCGCGTGGTAGAAGGCGCGAGCCGTATTGGCGGCGGCGGCGGGCAACGCGCGCTCGTCGTACAACACGCGTAGCGCGCGCGGCACGGgcggcgcgcggcgcggcggtGGCCGGCGCGGCATCCCCAACAGCGCCAAAAGCTGCTTCTCGGCGGCGGCGCGCGTCGCCTCGTCCAGCCCCGCGGCCGCGCACAGCGCCACCAACGCGCACACCACCGCGCACGCGCACGCCCCACGCATAGTTCTCCTCGACCCACCTGCAACAATCAAAAGCGCTACGTTAATACAAATGGAACACTTTCGTTCACTGAGTGCtgctaaaatgtttttttgaagtgaaacttctttagaatcgttgtgatttcaaaccggatgcaacggaaaaacgacaggtaagagacacaaatacaaaaatgtgtcggatgaagccggcaaacaatgagacagaaatatacatactattttatccGTCCTATTTAAGTAACCAAAGAAAACgaataataaagaaacaaacataaatgtataggacagagtgagataaaaaacattattcatttttttacctattctagttaccacggaaactaaataataaaccttacatttatcctaatagttctgataccctacatccacctcaatctctcgtaggctacacttttcagaagttacacttccgccgtgtgtgaatagattgcataggttttttttttatatttatgttaattgaCGGTGAAAGCGACGTTAGCCTAGTGGGTACAGCTCCAGTTTCCGATTtggggtgaccgagttcgatcccgacacgcacctttaactttcagagctaatgaatttaaaatatctcttgctcgatcggtgaaggaaaacaccgtaaggaaacccgcatgccttagagttctctgaaactttctcaaaggtgtgtgaaatctaCGACCGTTATtttgccagcgtggtgtttTACGGaataaaccctcctcattctgggaggagaccctttggtgggccggtaatgggttgatagtgatgatgGCAATTGGCGAACCAAGTATATGGCCCACCTGTTGGTTACTGGAAAACCATatcctataaaaagagcaataaTTCGCAGGGTATGCCAGCAAAATGTTCTGCAATAAACCGCCCCGCGTCCTTTACCCTGACACGTACGTGTTAAGCATCATGAGCCAGTAATTATTCCAGCCACCATGCGCTTCAGACTGAAATacatcattgcaacaatgctgctttgcggcataAATAACCATGGCGGTAGTAGATCCCGAATTATTGATAGGTAATAAGCCATAGCGTATCTAGatttaaataagcttaaaaaacaattaaattctGAGTAAAAGTCAGTTAAATTGCCAGAAGCAACATTTATTCGTTTTACCAGTTATTTAACAAAGGTCAACACTGTGCATAACCGGTAGTCGGTTTATCTCACTTCTCACTATTCCTAATAAACGCAACGTCACATTGTAATGTCCGCACTCCGACTACAAGCATGAGTGTATTCTAAACAAGCGAGCTAAATCACCATAACGGGTGTTTACATCTATTTATGAATTGAGTTATTATAAACGctattagtttttatataattggaaATACCTCTGTTAACAATTATAATGAGTTTAGTTAAACAATGAGCATACGTGTCTTACTTAATTTATGTGTGATCACTATCAACACATAAATAGAATACGataaacagtgttttttttgtatactgcGATATACTGCtaagaaaataagttttaaaaagaaaaaatataagaagtttgatcccgtgtggtgacggcagatcagaatacagatgtaACCACGTCTACTCTTCCCgctggtgtcgtacgaggcaaaGAAAATGTGGAAttccttgcctgaagatgtagtgactgcagtgtcactgaatcagtttaagaatagactggacaatcatcaaaagaaaaagagcaaaagaaatgatatagacgcatcagtgaaagctgtttagtctattataataataatataataataataataaccactACCATCTACTACGAGGTCTACATGGCGTGGTGGTAAACAGTTGGAAGACGCTAGTATATTGCTGATATCAAGAAACCTATATCGAATATGTGCGGCGTTATCGATCACAGTTCCAGTCAATCACTCTAGTTTCAACTATATTAGAGTCACTTAATTGGATCAGTTGTTTCAAAACTGCTGCTGTTTTTATCATTAAGTAGTTAAATTAatctattttgaattttgcctAGATATAATTCAGATCGGATAGACTAGAGGTGCTTTCGatgttatagaaaaaaaaacgccgTTTATAATAACTACTATACATTAAAGAGTTACTCAATGTGTGACGGAGTAAACTATGCTCGGAGTTTCATATTGTGATGAGTGAGATCTATGGAAGCACCAGTCATTGATATGGCTCAAGTCTCAACGTTTTGTTAAGCTAAAGTGGCGGTGTGCGGAACACATcgcctaataaaaataaatttaataaataaatatactacgacgatacacatatcgccatctaggcctaaagtaaacgtagcttgtgtaatgggtactaagatgactgatgaatatttttgtaaataatatacatacataaatagttataatattcaattaacaacgagacactgaaaaacattcatgttcataaaaacaaacaacttcAAGGTAATCACAAGGAGCTGCTGGACAAAGGTGGCATAAGACCGTGAGATTCGTAAATCCCTACAAAAATGagtgtctagcagtggacgagTGTGGTTCAAACACAATACGAACACTAACTCAGAAGTTGATGGAAAGGTAGCATCAACAATCGCGGCggctattgataaaaataaagcagTGACAATGAGGTACGTTACATCATTCATTAGTATTTTTTCCTTGCAAGAACAACAACTGGGGCGGGCCGTATAAGGCAATTTAACATCACTGTGACACAAGAATTCCTTATAGGTTATCGGAACAAACGTCAGTTATCGTtatactgaaaaaatatttaaatatcctCGAAATGATTAACAGCTTCCGGAAAATTAAACGAGAAAGAAAGAATCAAAGAAAATTTAATGCCGTATTTGAAAATATGCCAACTATGTAAACATTGAAATGGACACAATTCCtttggaaataaaatttactattcACAAATTTCTATAGCTGATAAGACTAAAAGTGGAGACCTTGAAATCAAAAATTAGTCTGATACGAAGAGGAACATCTACGCAAGGGTCCTGAATTGCGATTGAAAGGGTTTACAACCTTACTCCTTTGAATTGAAAAAGTTTCATTAATTCCAATAAAAACATTCCCAAGGAGGACAACATGTAGAAGGCCGTTCGTCAAAGATGTGCCAAAATAAGACATTTTGTGCCGACTCCACTCAGAGGGAGTGAGaacgagaagaagaagaaattgtACGCTGTGAAATCGTGCTCCCGAGGCAAAATGGCCTTAGTCTCGGCAAGCAGGTTAACCTGACAGTCCCGTCTAGTCCCGTTTTTATAGTTTGAAACAACTAACCTGCTTTGGAAAACCGTGAATGGACCTTAACTTCTAAAAGGGATCATAATGCCTAAGAAAAATAGGTGCCCGGCTGTAACATACGagtatgatgaagatgaaaaataaattaaatttcactaTCGAAATCCCCTTTTaaccatttaattttaaagctttTTATCGTCCGGCTGCAGAAATAAGACATTTATGTTTAGGTTGATTGTTTGCACGtgggtgtgtttgtttgtttctccgTAATAACCTAATTGATTATACAAATTAAGTGTTGTAACATTCACGGTCTGGTAACCatcaaagttattattaatacgtGTTGAgttaatttataatgtaataagtGCATGTATTCCCATGTTCTCATTTCCCAGTATGTAAACAGTGGTTGCTAATGCGTGAAGGCTAAAAATATTAACGTCAATACGATATCCATTCAAAAGGGAACAAAACTTACTTACTATAAGACTTAGCCTATCAAAAAGGGTTCTATCTATATTTAAATGGTTTTGAAGTTTCATTactataaacaaattttttattatattgctgATCGAAAGTTTGGTTTTACATACTCTATTTCCAATTACTGTTATAAGAGTAATAGGAAATagagtatgtatatatttatatgacaaggttgcctggaaacaagccgctccgctttcatctcacagaatatagaacaaagattgttaaattgtaaaacgatgttggaaaagagttactgctgagtttcttgccggcttcttctcggtagaatctgccttccgaaccggtggtagtgtcactacaaacagacatactggacgtttcaaaagtgcttatatgaggcctacttgaaataaatgaattttgatttcttttggatttttgattttttttatatatatgattgTCATACAACTGATAGTCATAAGTAAAGCCCGAAAAATGCGCCTGCCTAttcgtggtagagtcactacaaaccgataCTCGTACTTTAAAAGgcttgtaattgtaattgtaaatgTAATTCTTCATTGAGCGAAGTTCTAGTTCTGGCGTCGCGGGCAGAGCAGAAGGACAAAGTACAATTTCTTCTAAGGAATGAAGATACATGATTTTGTACTTAATGTCACATATTCGCTACTATTCATTTGCCGATATATGGCAGCATCGCTTATCAATAATTATAAGGATGTAAAAGACAAACATATATGTTACGCCACGTGGTGTCATGCTAGTCAACTAGATATAGGTCATAATCGAAATCTACATTAGGTAATAGATTTCCTTAACAAGATAACTATGtaaagcaaaatttttttttgagatcaGATTGCTAGATCTTGATACCTATTACCGCtttcaaataaacaatcaactttataagtttaaagttaaagtaaaatatttctttactggCGCACATGACAGTGAaattatggtgataactttattcgtaaactaaaacttaagctacgagggttataAGCGCACCccaaataataaagataacatTAAAGCTACAAGAACTATAATTGCCGCTAAAATCTGGGCATTATGATAAAGTGCATTTTTGTGACATGTAGTTTGACACTTCTcgatgacaattttttttttttaatgattactaACTCACTAGTTAGTCACATTTAAATGGTACGACGTTAGACGGATCaccaaaaataactttaaattagtGCAATCATTTAGAAAATTTCTAAGAGCTGTCCGGATAGGACTTGGCAGTTACTGAGACGAGTCCGTGAAacaaacacatattatacagactctatacctatataatattttactacacAAAGATAAAAGATGCTACTACCTACATCATCACCATCCTATCAACGGTggctttcgaggggccgagtttgacTCCCAGCAATCACCTcaaactttctaagttatgtgcgttttaagcaattaaaataacacttgcttcaacggtgaaggaaaacatcgtggaaaaacctgcatgcctgagagttctccatagtgttctcgttctcaaaggcgtgcggagtccaccaatccactctgggccagagtggtggacttaggcctaaacccttctcactctgggaAGAGATTACTTAATGCATGCTaatgatttgtttatttactatcAGCCGCAATGCTTTTGCTGCTTTTACAGTTTAACATTGCTTCCCTACGTAATAttcgtattaaaaaaattataattatttttcttttcaatttgAGATGTCAGGCTATATAAAGAGACAACGTGACTTGGTAAACTAGAGATGGTCTAGTATTTATCGGATTCGATTGTTTTTATTGCCTGTATTCTAATAAATTTTTAGTGCAATAATTTCTAAAAGCCCAGGCTCTTTAAGCAAAGCTTGTAAGATTTATTTACTGTTTCATGACAAGTaaagtttggttttttttggaacattttttttttttttttttattaacgataggccagcgtttgacgacaatcatgcccattagaaagcaatgatgaggtctaggttggagcacgcttgcctagaaaaagcctattcactctagccttgaaggtacttaaattatacgtggcaggaaacacagttaccgggagggcgttccacatcttagcggcacgtatcagaaacgtggataaaaaacgtttagtAATATTGCACTTGTTATCTTAAAAACGGGTACcaacaaatattaatactaaCTTACAACGCAAAGCTTATTTCCTAGGGTCTAAAATCTATATAGGCGCctaaatctaaaattataatttattttcgcaCTATTCGAAGTGGTAAAACAGGAACAGTCAACAGGAAAAGAAGTGGTCAAATTACCTCTTTTCAAGAGACCATTTGCAAGGGTTTATAACCTTTTGTTACATAAAACTTGCATACGCAGTCAACGTCATCCAAGATATACTATTGGCTATTTATGCTACATTTCTAAGCAAGAAAAAAATTCCTATAGCGAAGGAAATGTCAATTTAATGTGGACAATGTTTGCGGGCTAAATATTTAACGTATCCATTGCCTCGACATACGAAAAGTACCTAATTAAACGAAATATcgttaaaagaagaagaaaagacaTTAGAGAAAGACatgtgaaaatattattttttactttcttaGTATTTTAAAGTTAGCGTACAACTCAGTACTTTTTACTCTTGGTATGATGAATTTTACGTCTGTCTCACTCTACCTCCTCACTTGTAAGTAGGTGCATATGATAGTCACAGAAAATGTCGTATTTGTATTAATTCAGCCATTTGTATTCATAATAATGGCTCTAAAAAAATGCTAATCATAtcatataggtatattattattttctaaatattgaaAGAAACTAAAGC
The genomic region above belongs to Pararge aegeria chromosome 11, ilParAegt1.1, whole genome shotgun sequence and contains:
- the LOC120627659 gene encoding protein decapentaplegic, which codes for MRGACACAVVCALVALCAAAGLDEATRAAAEKQLLALLGMPRRPPPRRAPPVPRALRVLYDERALPAAAANTARAFYHAPSRLDERFPAEHRFRLFFNISGVPADEVARGADITFQRAVGTTGRQRLLLYDVVRPGHRGKTEPILRLLDSVPLRPDEGTVSADAIGAARRWLKEPKHNHGLLVRVLDESDTSSSKDAKFPHVRVRRRATDDEAEWRTIQPLLMLYTEDERARVARESGETRLTRNKRAAQRRGHRAHHRRKEAREICQRRPLFVDFADVGWSDWIVAPHGYDAYYCQGDCPFPLPDHLNGTNHAIVQTLVNSVNPATVPKACCVPTQLSSISMLYMDEMNNVVLKNYQDMMVVGCGCR